From Candidatus Omnitrophota bacterium, the proteins below share one genomic window:
- a CDS encoding sulfide-dependent adenosine diphosphate thiazole synthase, translated as MVKFEKISEEKITQAIVRDFSEEFIKNTRVDVLIAGGGPSGLMAGKKLAEAGAKVLIIEANNYLGGGFWSGGYLMNTLTVRAPAEKLLEELGIPYKEVEKGLFTTLAPHACAKLIASACDAGLRILNMTKVDDVVVKQGNRVAGLVINWSPVSTLPRQINCIDPVALESKVVIDATGHDAIICEALNKRGLLKIKGMGPMWVEASEDLIIEKTGEVHPGLIVCGMSVATVFGLPRMGPTFGAMLYSGIKAAEEVKKLLFLEEIKSNTIGHNYKI; from the coding sequence ATGGTCAAGTTTGAGAAAATTTCCGAAGAAAAAATTACACAGGCAATTGTTAGAGATTTTTCTGAAGAGTTTATTAAAAATACGCGGGTAGATGTGCTTATTGCCGGTGGTGGCCCTTCAGGACTTATGGCAGGTAAAAAGTTAGCCGAAGCAGGCGCAAAGGTTTTAATTATAGAGGCAAATAATTATCTCGGCGGAGGCTTCTGGAGCGGAGGATATTTAATGAATACTTTGACCGTCCGTGCCCCGGCGGAGAAACTCCTTGAGGAATTGGGTATTCCCTATAAAGAGGTAGAAAAAGGGCTCTTTACTACTCTTGCTCCCCATGCCTGTGCGAAATTGATTGCTTCTGCCTGTGATGCAGGATTAAGAATCCTTAATATGACGAAAGTGGACGATGTGGTTGTAAAGCAGGGAAATCGGGTGGCAGGTTTGGTAATAAATTGGTCGCCTGTTTCTACTCTGCCCCGGCAGATAAATTGTATTGACCCGGTAGCGTTAGAGTCTAAAGTGGTGATTGATGCCACCGGTCACGACGCGATAATATGCGAAGCTTTAAATAAACGGGGATTGTTGAAAATTAAAGGTATGGGTCCAATGTGGGTAGAGGCATCGGAGGATTTGATTATAGAAAAAACCGGAGAGGTTCATCCGGGTTTGATTGTTTGTGGGATGTCGGTAGCAACGGTTTTTGGTCTTCCGCGTATGGGCCCTACATTTGGAGCAATGCTTTATTCAGGAATTAAAGCTGCTGAAGAGGTTAAAAAATTGTTGTTTTTGGAAGAGATAAAGTCCAACACTATCGGACATAACTATAAAATATAA
- a CDS encoding 3-deoxy-D-manno-octulosonic acid transferase, which translates to MYIFYDIVFAFLSFFYLTYLIYKRKYHRDFLQRLGIFPKNFFQKIKGKKVVWIHAVSVGEVNASRFLWKLLRESYADYKIVFSTVTKTGNVLARKFALPDEIVIYAPLDFSFIVRKTFRAIKPSLLVVLETELWPNFIFQSYMLKIPMVLVNARISDKAFRRYRLVKFLLKPILRRISLVLAQSQKDKKRFIDLGVNQEKVSVTGNMKFDDTDYADSKKDYTDLRRKLGIGTKEKLLVAGSTHKGEEKIILAVYKELLLDYPDLRLVLAPRHPERSTEIEKLVIKKRFSSIRLSSLNYQLPVTNYQLTVFILDTVGQLRNYYMIADIVFVGGSLTKKGGHNIIEPAVFSKAVISGKYFFNFLDIFKVFQEKNAVLVCENKKEFKDCIINLLDAPAERERIGLLAKEVVLKARGATARNLEALSKYLDR; encoded by the coding sequence ATGTATATTTTTTATGATATAGTTTTTGCCTTTCTTTCTTTTTTTTATCTTACCTACTTAATCTACAAGAGAAAGTATCATCGGGATTTTCTTCAACGTTTGGGGATTTTCCCTAAAAATTTTTTCCAAAAAATAAAAGGGAAAAAAGTTGTTTGGATTCACGCGGTAAGCGTTGGAGAAGTGAATGCAAGCAGGTTTCTCTGGAAACTTTTGCGGGAGAGTTATGCGGATTATAAAATTGTTTTCTCCACGGTTACTAAAACGGGAAACGTTTTAGCCAGAAAATTTGCTTTGCCCGACGAGATAGTAATCTATGCGCCCCTTGATTTCAGCTTTATAGTGAGAAAAACTTTTCGAGCCATTAAACCTTCACTCTTGGTTGTTTTAGAGACAGAACTCTGGCCCAATTTTATTTTTCAAAGTTATATGCTCAAAATCCCGATGGTATTAGTTAATGCAAGGATTTCCGACAAAGCTTTTAGACGGTATAGATTGGTGAAGTTTCTCTTGAAACCGATTTTAAGAAGAATTAGTTTGGTTTTAGCGCAATCCCAGAAGGATAAAAAGAGATTTATTGATTTAGGGGTAAATCAAGAAAAAGTTTCCGTTACGGGAAATATGAAATTTGACGACACAGATTATGCGGATTCAAAAAAAGATTATACTGATTTAAGACGGAAATTAGGCATAGGAACAAAAGAAAAGCTTCTGGTGGCGGGAAGTACGCATAAAGGAGAAGAAAAAATTATTTTAGCGGTTTATAAGGAACTGCTCCTGGATTATCCTGATTTGCGATTAGTCCTTGCTCCCCGCCATCCAGAAAGAAGCACGGAAATAGAAAAATTGGTTATTAAAAAGAGGTTTTCCTCCATAAGATTATCTTCTTTAAATTATCAGTTGCCAGTTACCAATTACCAATTAACGGTTTTTATTCTTGATACCGTTGGTCAGTTGCGAAATTACTATATGATAGCAGACATTGTTTTTGTGGGAGGAAGTTTAACTAAGAAAGGAGGGCACAATATTATTGAACCTGCGGTTTTCTCTAAAGCGGTTATTTCCGGAAAATACTTTTTCAACTTTTTAGATATTTTTAAAGTTTTTCAGGAAAAAAATGCTGTTCTTGTTTGCGAAAATAAAAAGGAATTTAAAGACTGCATTATTAATTTGCTTGATGCACCGGCTGAAAGAGAAAGAATAGGTTTACTTGCTAAAGAAGTGGTTTTAAAAGCGCGGGGGGCAACTGCAAGGAACTTAGAGGCGCTATCCAAATACCTTGACAGGTAG
- the xerC gene encoding tyrosine recombinase XerC, protein MERYIDKFLNYLKIEKNYSEHTLINYTIDLKYFSSFVGEKPIEEINHLDIRRFLAELKTKNFSKKTVARRVSCLRSFFKFLVREGYIKNNPALGMRAPKLDKKLPLFLTVDEVAKLIESAENDLSGLRDRAIMETIYSTGMRISELVGLDVEDIDFIGGAVKVRGKGKKERFVPIGDRALRAIKTYLESRFPVFKEHKAVFLNNRGRRITVRGVRLILDKYVRRTALREKISPHALRHSFATHLLERGADLRAVQELLGHANLSTTQIYTHVTAERLKAVYEKAHPRA, encoded by the coding sequence ATGGAACGTTATATAGATAAATTTCTAAATTATCTAAAAATTGAGAAAAATTATTCGGAGCACACTTTGATAAATTACACAATAGATTTGAAATATTTTTCTTCTTTTGTTGGAGAAAAACCCATTGAAGAGATAAATCACTTGGATATAAGAAGATTTTTAGCAGAGTTAAAAACAAAGAATTTCTCCAAAAAAACGGTTGCCCGGAGAGTGTCGTGTCTGAGAAGTTTCTTTAAGTTTTTGGTGAGGGAGGGATACATTAAAAATAACCCTGCCTTAGGAATGCGTGCTCCCAAGTTGGATAAGAAGCTACCTCTTTTTCTTACTGTGGATGAGGTAGCAAAATTAATAGAATCTGCCGAAAATGACCTTTCAGGTCTGCGCGACAGGGCGATTATGGAAACAATTTATAGCACAGGTATGCGGATTTCGGAATTGGTAGGTTTGGATGTCGAGGATATTGATTTTATTGGAGGAGCAGTTAAGGTGAGAGGAAAAGGTAAAAAAGAGAGATTTGTTCCCATTGGGGATAGAGCTTTGAGAGCAATAAAGACTTACTTAGAATCGCGTTTTCCTGTTTTTAAAGAACACAAAGCAGTATTTTTGAACAACCGCGGAAGAAGGATTACTGTGCGGGGGGTGCGCTTGATTCTGGATAAATATGTCAGGAGAACCGCACTGCGGGAGAAAATTTCCCCCCATGCTTTAAGACATTCTTTTGCCACGCATCTTTTAGAACGCGGAGCAGACTTAAGAGCAGTTCAAGAACTCTTAGGTCATGCCAATCTATCCACTACGCAGATTTATACCCATGTTACTGCTGAGCGCCTTAAGGCAGTTTATGAAAAGGCACATCCCCGAGCTTAA
- the topA gene encoding type I DNA topoisomerase gives MAKGLVIVESPAKAKTLNKILGDGYTVESSMGHVMDLRGSSMSVEIENNFKPHYSILPGRKKVINKLKKTVKDEPCLYLATDPDREGEAISWHLSNLLGKNKTMHRVVFHEITPEAVREAFKHPTTINMNLVNAQQARRILDRIVGYSLSPLLWKKVGRGLSAGRVQSVAVKLIVEREKEIKNFIPQEYWEIEAELKKRKIEHLTPLVEGKSTPPPEESFKAKLEKIGENKAEIKNRETAEDLVEKIKREKFLVKNIELKQKRKNPQPPFTTSKLQQEAFNKLHFSAEKTMRIAQQLYEGIDLGKEETVGLITYMRTDSVRVADSALEELRRFIQERFGKDYLPDVSYQYRSKKSAQEAHEAIRPTSVLREPDKIKGYLTSEQFKLYELIWRKFVASQMNPAVFEVMSVDIQAGEYLFSASGSKLLFPGYLIIYKEDNNNENILPILEEGEELLLMNLLPSQHFTKPPPRYSDATLVKALEEEGIGRPSTYAPIIQTIIARDYVRRDKGYFFPTEMGMIVTELLEESFPDILNLRFTAEMEEKLDEVEEGSVDWVKLLHEFYEPFKRKLNIAQVSMRNVRKETIATDQVCAECGRPMVIKWGRKGKFLSCSGYPECKNAKTITTGVKCPQEGCNGELVERKSRKGFFYGCSNYPNCKFTARKLPVVQNTNS, from the coding sequence ATGGCAAAAGGACTGGTCATTGTTGAGTCACCCGCTAAAGCAAAGACACTGAATAAAATTTTAGGCGACGGCTACACGGTAGAATCTTCAATGGGGCATGTAATGGATTTGCGCGGTTCTTCTATGTCGGTGGAGATTGAGAATAATTTTAAGCCTCATTACAGCATCCTGCCGGGAAGAAAAAAGGTAATAAATAAGCTTAAAAAGACGGTAAAGGATGAGCCTTGCCTATATTTAGCAACCGACCCTGACCGTGAAGGAGAAGCAATCAGCTGGCATCTTTCTAATCTTTTAGGAAAAAATAAAACTATGCATCGAGTTGTCTTTCACGAAATTACTCCCGAGGCAGTAAGAGAGGCTTTTAAACATCCCACTACCATCAATATGAATCTCGTTAATGCCCAGCAGGCAAGAAGAATCCTTGACCGAATTGTGGGATATTCTTTGAGTCCTCTACTCTGGAAGAAAGTAGGGAGAGGTTTGAGTGCGGGAAGGGTGCAGTCAGTGGCAGTAAAATTAATTGTAGAAAGAGAAAAGGAGATTAAAAATTTTATTCCTCAGGAATACTGGGAAATTGAGGCGGAATTGAAAAAAAGAAAAATAGAACACCTCACCCCGCTGGTAGAGGGGAAAAGCACCCCTCCTCCAGAAGAATCATTTAAGGCGAAGTTAGAGAAGATTGGGGAAAACAAAGCAGAGATAAAGAATAGAGAAACCGCTGAGGATTTAGTAGAGAAGATAAAAAGAGAGAAATTTTTAGTAAAGAATATCGAGCTAAAACAGAAAAGGAAAAATCCCCAGCCTCCATTTACCACCAGTAAACTTCAACAAGAAGCATTCAATAAACTACATTTTTCTGCAGAGAAAACCATGCGCATTGCTCAACAATTATATGAAGGTATAGACCTTGGGAAAGAAGAAACTGTGGGTTTAATTACTTATATGCGCACGGACTCAGTGAGGGTTGCGGATTCTGCCTTAGAAGAATTACGGCGGTTTATTCAGGAGAGATTTGGAAAAGATTATCTACCGGATGTTTCCTATCAATACAGGTCTAAAAAATCTGCCCAAGAGGCACATGAGGCAATCCGCCCGACCTCGGTTTTGCGTGAGCCGGATAAAATAAAAGGATATCTTACTTCTGAACAGTTTAAACTCTACGAACTTATCTGGAGGAAGTTTGTGGCTTCACAGATGAACCCTGCAGTATTTGAGGTGATGAGCGTGGATATTCAAGCAGGAGAATATCTGTTTTCTGCCAGTGGCTCAAAGTTGCTTTTCCCGGGGTACTTAATTATTTATAAAGAGGATAACAACAATGAAAATATTCTTCCCATCTTAGAAGAGGGTGAGGAATTGTTACTTATGAATTTACTTCCTTCTCAACATTTTACTAAACCTCCACCACGCTATTCTGACGCAACTTTAGTAAAGGCTCTGGAAGAGGAGGGCATTGGTCGTCCATCAACATACGCTCCGATTATTCAAACCATAATTGCCCGCGATTATGTTCGTCGAGATAAAGGATATTTTTTCCCTACAGAGATGGGGATGATTGTTACCGAACTGCTTGAGGAATCGTTTCCTGACATCCTTAATCTGCGGTTTACCGCAGAAATGGAGGAAAAACTTGATGAGGTGGAAGAGGGTAGTGTGGACTGGGTAAAACTTTTGCATGAATTTTATGAACCTTTTAAGAGAAAACTTAACATTGCTCAGGTCTCTATGCGTAATGTAAGAAAAGAAACCATTGCTACTGACCAAGTGTGTGCAGAGTGCGGAAGGCCAATGGTGATTAAATGGGGCAGAAAGGGGAAATTTTTAAGTTGTTCTGGATATCCTGAATGCAAAAACGCAAAGACAATAACTACCGGCGTAAAATGTCCTCAAGAAGGATGTAACGGAGAATTGGTAGAGCGCAAATCGCGCAAAGGGTTTTTTTATGGATGTTCTAATTATCCCAATTGTAAGTTCACGGCACGCAAATTACCCGTGGTACAAAACACTAACTCCTAA
- the dprA gene encoding DNA-processing protein DprA: MEEKEALMILNSVESIGFLKLKRLKETVGSFNRVFAQSEEELCKIEGITKNLAIKIKKAFKEFDLQRELALVKEKNITLVSLDDDDYPENLKEIYDPPYLLYVKGALKNIDKNALAIVGSRLASYYGLSLAERFSFLLASRGITIVSGLARGIDTQAHKGALRAKGRTLAVLGSGLVNIYPQENKKIAEEIENSGAIISEFPLKHPPLKQNFPRRNRIISGLSKGVIVVEAGESSGALITADFALDEGREVFAVPGKVDSPTSRGTHSLIKQGAKLVSSVEDILEELKLDILDLKEENSKPAKILPLEEKEEKIYHLLDNEPKYIDEVKEEAALELTELANILVKLELKGLIKQLPGKMFVKK; encoded by the coding sequence ATGGAAGAAAAAGAAGCTTTAATGATTCTTAACTCTGTAGAAAGCATAGGTTTTCTAAAATTGAAACGCCTAAAAGAGACGGTGGGTAGTTTTAACAGAGTCTTTGCTCAAAGTGAAGAAGAATTGTGTAAAATTGAGGGTATAACTAAGAATTTAGCGATAAAGATTAAGAAGGCATTTAAAGAATTTGATTTACAGCGGGAATTAGCATTGGTTAAGGAAAAAAACATTACTCTTGTGAGTTTAGATGATGATGATTACCCCGAGAATCTAAAAGAAATTTATGACCCACCTTATCTTTTATATGTAAAGGGCGCTTTGAAGAATATAGACAAAAATGCGTTAGCCATTGTAGGGTCCCGCCTTGCTTCCTACTACGGTCTCTCTTTAGCGGAAAGATTTTCTTTTCTTCTTGCCTCAAGAGGGATAACCATTGTTTCAGGGTTAGCCCGCGGTATAGATACCCAGGCGCACAAAGGAGCTTTGAGGGCCAAAGGAAGAACTTTGGCGGTTTTGGGAAGCGGTTTGGTTAATATCTATCCCCAAGAGAATAAAAAAATCGCAGAGGAGATAGAAAATTCCGGTGCAATAATTTCAGAATTTCCTCTAAAACACCCACCCTTAAAACAGAATTTTCCCCGTAGAAACCGTATAATCAGTGGTTTGTCAAAAGGGGTAATTGTGGTGGAAGCAGGAGAAAGTAGTGGTGCTTTAATTACTGCAGATTTTGCTCTTGATGAGGGCAGAGAAGTATTTGCGGTTCCTGGAAAAGTAGATTCACCCACCTCCCGCGGGACGCACAGTCTTATAAAGCAAGGAGCAAAACTGGTTTCTTCGGTTGAAGATATCTTGGAAGAATTAAAACTTGACATCTTAGATTTAAAAGAAGAAAATAGTAAACCTGCCAAAATTCTTCCACTTGAAGAAAAAGAGGAAAAAATTTATCATCTATTGGACAACGAACCAAAATATATAGATGAAGTCAAAGAGGAAGCAGCATTAGAATTAACTGAACTGGCAAATATTTTAGTAAAGTTGGAGTTAAAAGGATTGATTAAACAGCTTCCGGGTAAAATGTTTGTGAAAAAGTAA
- a CDS encoding MTH938/NDUFAF3 family protein, whose amino-acid sequence MYPPKIEKYNFGEIVIDGIFYAKDVIIYPQKINPSWWRKEGHSLFIEDIEEVLKEEPEVLIIGTGAVGLMQVSEKVKEKIKALNIELLILPTNKACQEYNKLSEKKKTIACLHLTC is encoded by the coding sequence GTGTATCCACCAAAGATAGAGAAATATAACTTTGGTGAAATTGTTATTGATGGTATTTTTTATGCCAAGGATGTAATTATCTATCCTCAGAAAATCAATCCGTCTTGGTGGCGAAAAGAAGGACACAGTCTGTTTATTGAGGATATAGAAGAAGTTTTAAAAGAAGAACCAGAGGTTTTGATTATCGGAACAGGTGCAGTGGGTTTAATGCAAGTTTCCGAAAAGGTCAAGGAGAAAATAAAAGCGCTAAACATAGAGTTATTAATCCTGCCTACAAATAAAGCCTGCCAGGAATATAATAAGCTTTCGGAAAAGAAAAAAACGATTGCCTGTTTACACTTAACCTGCTAA
- a CDS encoding bile acid:sodium symporter family protein — protein MYLLDLYTKLFGFWVILFAGLAYFFPQFFIPLRPGMDWFFALTMFGMGVVLEPKDFKNTLNSPKILLLGTVAQYSIMPLLGFSLAKLFNLPPELALGIILTGSAPGAMSSNVISYLAKADVAYSVCLTTVSTLLSPLATPGLTYLLARFILKINFWRMFLNIFLMVVLPLFVGFGIKSILKGKIKSFIKIFPAISVTFIVFICSLVVALNQRYLMLLTALIVLVVLLHNLLGYFLGYGVGKFFRLNISRRRTLSIEIGMQNAGLGVVLALKHFGEKSALPAGVFVILSVFTASLLASYWHKN, from the coding sequence ATGTATCTATTAGACCTCTACACTAAGCTTTTTGGTTTTTGGGTGATTTTATTCGCCGGGCTTGCCTATTTCTTTCCTCAATTTTTTATTCCTCTAAGACCGGGGATGGATTGGTTTTTTGCTTTGACGATGTTTGGGATGGGAGTTGTGCTTGAGCCTAAAGATTTTAAGAATACTTTAAATTCACCCAAGATTCTTCTCTTGGGAACGGTTGCTCAATATAGCATAATGCCTCTTCTGGGATTTAGTTTAGCAAAGTTATTTAATTTACCCCCAGAGCTCGCTTTGGGGATAATCTTAACCGGCTCTGCTCCCGGGGCAATGTCTTCTAATGTGATTTCTTATCTGGCAAAGGCAGATGTTGCCTATTCTGTTTGCTTGACCACCGTTTCTACTCTGCTTTCTCCTCTTGCCACGCCAGGGCTTACTTATCTTTTGGCAAGGTTCATTTTAAAAATTAATTTCTGGAGAATGTTTTTAAATATTTTTTTGATGGTGGTATTGCCACTTTTTGTTGGTTTTGGGATAAAAAGTATTTTAAAGGGGAAAATTAAGTCGTTTATTAAAATCTTTCCGGCGATTTCTGTTACCTTTATCGTCTTTATTTGTTCTTTAGTGGTTGCGCTTAATCAAAGGTATTTAATGCTCCTTACCGCTTTAATAGTGCTTGTGGTTTTGTTACATAATCTTTTGGGGTACTTCTTAGGTTATGGGGTGGGGAAATTTTTTAGATTGAATATTTCACGACGAAGGACTTTAAGCATTGAAATCGGAATGCAAAATGCGGGACTGGGAGTAGTGCTTGCTTTGAAGCACTTTGGAGAAAAAAGTGCGCTTCCCGCGGGAGTATTTGTGATTTTGTCTGTTTTTACGGCTTCTTTGCTTGCTTCCTACTGGCATAAAAATTAA
- a CDS encoding inositol monophosphatase — translation MKNGISQFKELAIISARKAGEILKENFGKVKNIKSKGKTQLVSNVDLEAEKVIIENIKEHFPEHSILSEENPQLNNSEYKWIIDPLDGTHNFVKNIPIFGTSIALEYKNEVVLGVIYFPLDGRLYWAEKGKGAYLNGKRLKVSDRKLSSATCVYDSSIRYSPEEMSVVLKNLSTKVFNIRMFGSTAEHLALLAEGRIDLDIEFNDQPWDFAGGALIVKEAGGEFTDFKGNPWHLKMPNYLASNGIVHQEVLEIIQGSLRK, via the coding sequence ATGAAAAATGGAATTTCTCAATTTAAAGAACTGGCGATAATTTCCGCAAGAAAAGCAGGAGAAATATTGAAAGAAAATTTTGGGAAGGTTAAAAACATTAAATCCAAAGGAAAAACGCAGTTGGTGAGCAATGTAGATTTAGAAGCGGAAAAGGTTATCATTGAGAATATAAAGGAGCATTTTCCTGAACATTCCATTCTTTCCGAAGAGAATCCACAATTAAATAATTCAGAATACAAATGGATTATTGACCCCTTGGATGGGACGCATAATTTTGTGAAAAATATTCCCATCTTCGGCACCTCTATTGCTTTGGAGTATAAAAACGAGGTGGTTTTGGGAGTAATTTATTTTCCTTTGGATGGGCGGTTATACTGGGCAGAGAAAGGGAAAGGGGCGTATTTAAACGGGAAGCGATTAAAGGTCTCCGACAGAAAATTATCCTCCGCCACTTGCGTTTATGATAGTTCTATCAGGTATAGCCCGGAAGAGATGTCCGTAGTCTTAAAAAATCTCTCTACAAAAGTTTTTAATATCCGGATGTTTGGTTCTACTGCAGAACATTTAGCACTGCTGGCGGAAGGGAGAATTGATTTAGATATTGAGTTCAATGACCAGCCCTGGGATTTTGCAGGAGGAGCTTTAATAGTAAAGGAGGCGGGAGGAGAATTTACCGACTTTAAGGGTAATCCTTGGCATTTGAAAATGCCCAATTATCTTGCTTCAAATGGAATTGTCCATCAAGAAGTTCTTGAAATAATACAGGGCTCGCTAAGGAAATAA
- a CDS encoding nitroreductase family protein, which produces MELMEAVNKRRSVRNYRDRPVEEEKLKRVLEAGRLAPSAKNLQEWRFIIVRDKNKRLELMSAAKGQKFVSEAPIVIVACAVNTDYKMTCGQYAYPIDVAIALTHISLKAVEEGLGTCFIGAFYEDKVKEILSIPSEVRVVELMTLGYPKEINPTINRKEMEEIVCYEKWNFSI; this is translated from the coding sequence ATGGAATTAATGGAGGCAGTAAATAAAAGAAGGAGCGTAAGAAATTATCGGGATAGACCGGTTGAAGAGGAAAAATTAAAGAGAGTTTTGGAAGCGGGGAGGCTGGCACCTTCGGCAAAGAACCTTCAAGAATGGCGTTTTATTATCGTCCGAGATAAAAACAAGCGTTTGGAACTTATGTCTGCTGCCAAAGGACAGAAATTTGTAAGTGAAGCACCAATAGTAATTGTTGCCTGTGCAGTAAACACCGATTATAAGATGACCTGCGGACAGTATGCTTATCCGATAGATGTGGCAATTGCTCTTACGCATATAAGTTTAAAAGCGGTGGAAGAAGGTTTGGGGACATGTTTTATCGGTGCTTTTTATGAAGATAAGGTAAAAGAAATTTTATCTATACCCAGTGAGGTGCGCGTAGTAGAATTAATGACTTTAGGTTATCCTAAAGAAATTAACCCGACAATCAATAGAAAAGAGATGGAGGAGATAGTTTGCTATGAAAAATGGAATTTCTCAATTTAA
- a CDS encoding GNAT family N-acetyltransferase: MKDIVIRAYRNEDRNYVRKIAWETAFIGEPADIFFTDKEIVADVLTCYFTDYEPETCFVAERKGKVLGYIFGSKDVARFNRMFLLKIFPKILLRFFCRFSFLKKKNFLFIFRFIRSILKGEFLIPSFIKEYPANLHINIEKEFRNLGIGRVLLNSYLKHIQNNRISGVHLATLSEKAKKFFEREGFKLLHEGKRSYFRHILGKDVSFYIYGKRF; the protein is encoded by the coding sequence ATGAAAGATATAGTAATTCGTGCCTATAGAAACGAAGACCGTAATTATGTAAGAAAAATTGCTTGGGAGACTGCTTTTATAGGAGAACCTGCAGACATTTTCTTTACGGATAAAGAAATTGTTGCCGATGTTCTGACTTGCTACTTTACTGATTACGAACCCGAAACCTGTTTTGTCGCGGAAAGAAAGGGTAAGGTTTTGGGTTATATATTTGGCTCTAAAGATGTGGCGAGGTTTAATCGGATGTTTTTACTTAAGATTTTTCCTAAAATATTGTTAAGATTTTTTTGTAGGTTCAGTTTTTTAAAGAAGAAAAATTTTCTCTTTATCTTTAGATTTATAAGGAGTATATTAAAGGGGGAATTTTTAATACCTTCTTTTATAAAGGAATATCCGGCCAATCTTCATATTAATATAGAAAAGGAGTTTCGTAATCTGGGGATAGGAAGGGTCTTACTGAATAGCTATTTGAAGCACATTCAAAATAATAGAATTTCAGGAGTCCATTTGGCAACTCTCTCGGAGAAAGCGAAAAAATTTTTTGAAAGGGAGGGTTTTAAACTCTTGCATGAAGGCAAAAGGTCTTATTTCAGGCATATTTTAGGTAAAGACGTTTCGTTCTATATTTATGGAAAGAGGTTTTAA